One genomic segment of Balneolaceae bacterium includes these proteins:
- a CDS encoding CvpA family protein, which produces MNFLDIIIILPIAYFAYKGFDRGFIKEVFGIVGIVLAVYISFEYMGTISGILAPHVENRDRSTIVTGIILFIIIVAAVQIVGFALERFIDVVQLGFLNKLAGMIFAGLKIAVIISATLLLLAGMGVPSEETTSNSVSYPVVIYVAPAAFDIVAAMVPGTENFINTIERSIQENNTLRELPIFEKLDTLNT; this is translated from the coding sequence ATGAACTTTCTTGATATCATCATCATACTGCCAATTGCATATTTTGCATATAAAGGGTTTGACAGAGGATTTATCAAGGAAGTTTTTGGAATTGTGGGGATTGTACTTGCCGTTTACATCTCGTTTGAATATATGGGTACCATATCTGGAATTTTAGCTCCTCATGTTGAAAACAGGGACCGATCCACGATTGTTACAGGAATCATCTTATTTATTATTATTGTTGCTGCTGTCCAAATTGTGGGTTTTGCGCTTGAAAGATTTATTGATGTGGTACAATTAGGATTTTTGAACAAACTTGCAGGAATGATTTTTGCCGGACTGAAAATAGCTGTGATTATCAGTGCAACACTGCTGCTGCTGGCAGGGATGGGAGTTCCGTCGGAAGAAACTACTTCAAATTCTGTTTCATACCCTGTGGTTATTTATGTAGCACCCGCTGCTTTTGATATTGTTGCTGCCATGGTACCGGGTACGGAAAATTTTATTAATACAATTGAACGATCAATACAGGAAAACAATACACTTAGAGAATTGCCAATTTTTGAAAAGTTAGATACACTAAATACATGA
- the tyrS gene encoding tyrosine--tRNA ligase, whose protein sequence is MSFKPVEEQLAVIKRGTVEIVPEQELVEKLKKSIKTNTPLKIKLGVDPTRPDLHLGHSVILRKLRQFQDLGHEAILIIGGFTAMIGDPTGQNKTRPALSLEEVKENAETYISQAQKILDESKTTLVNNVEWLGDMSFMDVVQLSSKLTVARMIERDDFSKRFENNEPISLHEFLYPLAQGQDSVHLESDVELGGTDQKFNLLVGRELQKADGQEPQVCLMMPLLVGTDGSMKMSKSYDNYIGIDEPANDIYGKALSIPDELIYTYFELVTDIPIEKLESIKKKAKEDPRNTKHDLAFVITRMYHGRQAAEGARKHFEETVIKKNIPDDAPEFHFEPGSTHRLLDIISDANMTSSNGETKRMMKQGGVSLNEEKIKDPGHEITFEDGKEYELKVGKRNFAKLFGG, encoded by the coding sequence ATGAGCTTTAAACCCGTCGAAGAACAATTAGCCGTTATAAAAAGGGGAACGGTGGAAATAGTCCCCGAACAGGAATTAGTTGAAAAACTAAAAAAATCAATTAAAACCAATACCCCTCTCAAAATAAAACTTGGTGTGGACCCTACTCGTCCGGATCTGCACCTGGGACACTCCGTAATTTTGAGAAAATTGCGCCAGTTCCAGGATTTGGGCCACGAAGCGATTTTAATTATCGGAGGATTTACAGCCATGATTGGCGACCCCACCGGCCAAAATAAAACGCGACCGGCACTTTCTCTTGAAGAGGTGAAGGAAAATGCGGAAACCTACATCAGCCAGGCCCAAAAAATCCTGGATGAAAGCAAAACCACGCTCGTAAATAATGTGGAATGGCTGGGCGATATGAGCTTTATGGATGTGGTTCAACTCTCCTCAAAGTTGACTGTTGCCCGAATGATTGAACGAGATGATTTTTCCAAGCGGTTTGAAAACAACGAGCCAATTTCTCTTCACGAGTTTTTATATCCGCTGGCACAGGGACAGGATTCTGTCCACCTCGAATCGGATGTAGAGCTGGGAGGTACTGATCAAAAATTTAATTTATTGGTAGGACGCGAGCTTCAAAAAGCCGACGGACAAGAACCACAAGTTTGTTTGATGATGCCGTTACTTGTAGGAACAGACGGGTCGATGAAAATGAGTAAATCGTACGATAACTACATTGGGATTGATGAACCGGCCAATGATATATATGGAAAGGCCCTTTCTATTCCCGATGAATTGATCTATACCTACTTTGAACTGGTGACAGATATTCCTATTGAAAAATTAGAATCAATCAAAAAGAAAGCTAAAGAAGACCCCAGAAATACAAAACATGATTTGGCTTTTGTTATTACTCGAATGTATCACGGAAGGCAAGCTGCAGAAGGGGCTCGAAAGCATTTTGAGGAAACTGTAATCAAGAAAAATATTCCTGATGATGCTCCTGAATTTCATTTTGAGCCTGGATCAACCCACCGATTGCTGGACATTATTTCGGATGCGAATATGACTTCGAGCAATGGTGAAACGAAACGAATGATGAAGCAGGGCGGAGTTTCTTTGAATGAGGAAAAAATTAAAGACCCCGGGCATGAAATTACATTTGAGGATGGAAAGGAGTATGAGTTGAAAGTTGGAAAACGAAATTTTGCCAAGTTGTTTGGCGGTTAG
- the gyrB gene encoding DNA topoisomerase (ATP-hydrolyzing) subunit B → MARKKGSDYKAENIQVLEGLEAVRKRPSMYIGDTAQRGLHHLINEVVDNSIDEALAGYCDYIKVTIHDDGSITIMDNGRGIPVDTHPKLNLPAVEVVLTKLHAGGKFDKQSYKVSGGLHGVGVSCVNALSAHFYAEIHRDGEIYVMEFEKGGTKVPLKKTGKTKDTGTVIKFKPDPEIFTQTTEFKFDIIADRMRELAFLNPQISIDIIDERAEEEDEGKVSFHYSGGVKDFVKYLDESREPLMDEPMYIEGEEDNVPVEVAIQYNDSYTENVHSYVNNINTREGGTHISGFRRALTRCFKNYADKNNIIKSNSKIKVSGEDFREGMTCVLSVKVAEPQFEGQTKTKLGNSEVQSAVEIILYEKLSEYLEQNPKTAKKILEKVIVAAEAREAARKARQLIQRKSVMSGGGLPGKLADCSIKDPAHSEVYLVEGDSAGGSAKMGRNRSFQAILPLRGKILNVEKAKINKILENKEIQAMITALGTGVGHEEEFELEKLRYHKIIIMTDADVDGSHIRTLLLTFFYRYMHPLIEHGHVYIATPPLYRITKSRGEIEYAWDEETRNKLVKELKKSRTKFDVSRYKGLGEMNPEQLWETTMDPETRTLQKVTVENAAAADKMFSTLMGGDVEPRREFIEQNSKYATLDI, encoded by the coding sequence ATGGCAAGAAAAAAAGGATCCGATTATAAAGCAGAGAATATTCAGGTATTAGAAGGACTTGAGGCTGTTCGGAAAAGACCCTCTATGTATATTGGAGATACCGCTCAGCGTGGTCTCCACCACTTAATCAATGAGGTTGTTGACAACTCTATCGATGAAGCTCTCGCCGGCTATTGCGATTATATTAAAGTAACCATCCATGATGATGGCTCCATTACAATTATGGACAATGGACGTGGTATTCCGGTAGATACTCATCCAAAACTAAATCTACCCGCTGTTGAAGTTGTTTTGACCAAACTGCACGCCGGCGGAAAATTTGATAAGCAATCATACAAAGTATCCGGTGGTTTGCACGGTGTTGGTGTCAGTTGTGTGAATGCGCTTTCTGCCCATTTTTATGCAGAAATTCACAGGGATGGAGAGATCTATGTAATGGAATTTGAAAAGGGCGGCACAAAGGTGCCTCTCAAGAAGACCGGCAAAACTAAAGACACCGGAACTGTTATCAAATTTAAGCCCGATCCGGAGATTTTTACTCAAACAACTGAGTTTAAATTTGATATTATTGCAGACCGAATGCGGGAGCTTGCTTTCCTGAATCCGCAAATTTCTATTGATATTATTGATGAACGAGCTGAAGAGGAAGATGAAGGAAAAGTTAGCTTTCACTATTCCGGCGGTGTAAAAGATTTTGTGAAATATCTTGATGAATCACGTGAGCCTCTAATGGATGAGCCGATGTATATTGAAGGCGAGGAGGATAATGTGCCCGTTGAGGTGGCAATCCAGTACAATGACAGTTACACCGAAAATGTCCACTCTTACGTTAACAATATTAATACGCGCGAAGGCGGAACGCATATCTCAGGTTTTCGGCGTGCATTAACCCGGTGCTTTAAAAATTATGCGGATAAAAACAACATCATTAAATCGAACAGCAAAATTAAGGTATCGGGCGAAGATTTTCGCGAAGGGATGACATGCGTTCTCAGTGTTAAAGTTGCTGAACCGCAGTTTGAAGGCCAAACCAAAACCAAGCTTGGTAACTCGGAAGTTCAAAGCGCTGTTGAGATTATTCTCTATGAAAAATTGAGTGAGTATCTCGAGCAGAATCCAAAAACCGCCAAAAAAATCCTGGAGAAAGTAATTGTTGCAGCCGAAGCTCGCGAAGCTGCACGAAAAGCGCGCCAGTTGATCCAGCGTAAAAGTGTAATGAGCGGCGGCGGACTCCCCGGAAAACTGGCGGATTGTTCAATTAAAGATCCGGCTCACAGTGAAGTATATCTCGTTGAGGGTGACTCTGCCGGCGGATCTGCAAAAATGGGGCGAAACAGAAGTTTTCAAGCCATTCTACCTTTGCGTGGTAAAATTTTAAATGTAGAAAAAGCCAAGATTAATAAGATCCTTGAAAACAAAGAGATACAGGCGATGATTACCGCACTCGGAACGGGTGTTGGCCACGAAGAGGAGTTTGAATTAGAGAAGCTTCGTTACCACAAAATTATCATTATGACAGATGCTGATGTGGACGGGTCTCACATCCGGACATTGCTTCTGACCTTTTTCTATCGGTATATGCATCCACTGATTGAGCACGGTCATGTTTACATTGCCACTCCCCCTCTGTACAGAATCACAAAAAGCCGCGGCGAAATTGAATATGCCTGGGATGAGGAGACAAGAAATAAGCTCGTTAAAGAACTCAAAAAATCACGAACTAAGTTTGATGTTTCACGCTATAAGGGTCTTGGAGAAATGAACCCCGAACAACTCTGGGAAACCACAATGGATCCCGAAACAAGAACTTTACAGAAGGTAACTGTGGAAAACGCTGCTGCTGCAGATAAGATGTTCTCTACCTTAATGGGAGGAGATGTTGAACCACGAAGAGAGTTCATCGAACAAAACTCCAAATATGCTACTCTCGACATTTAA
- the xseB gene encoding exodeoxyribonuclease VII small subunit: MANKERPSFEEALEKLETIVEKLNDEDITLEKSVELYEEGLKLSKICSETLENAALRIEQIDQSTNTDKQV; the protein is encoded by the coding sequence ATGGCAAATAAGGAACGCCCCAGTTTCGAAGAGGCTTTAGAGAAGTTGGAGACAATCGTTGAAAAACTTAACGATGAAGATATTACACTTGAAAAATCTGTTGAACTCTATGAAGAAGGGCTAAAACTTTCAAAAATTTGTTCAGAGACGCTTGAAAATGCCGCACTCAGAATTGAGCAGATCGATCAATCTACAAATACTGATAAGCAAGTATAA
- the dxs gene encoding 1-deoxy-D-xylulose-5-phosphate synthase: MEESYTPEPGTLLKEIYTPSDLKKLNPEQLQQVCDELREFIIDMVSVHGGHFGASLGVIELTVALHYIYNTPDDKIIWDVGHQAYGHKILTGRRDQFHTNRQYQGLSGFPKRSESEYDAFGVGHSSTSISAGLGMAIARDLNKGKNKVVSVIGDGAMTGGMAFEAMNNAGALESDMLVVLNDNNMSIDPNVGALKEYLAEITTSKTFNKMRDEIYDLLGHFKSAGDKMRKVASKLERAMTAAITPGALFQALGFKYYGPVDGHNVDALRRHLEDLRTVSGPKLLHIVTVKGKGFAPAEREQTKWHAQSSPFDKITGQPLAAPKKTKNQPPKYQDVFGQALVELAEENEDIVAITPAMPSGSSLWPMMNTFPDRAFDVGIAEQHAVTFAAGLATQGKKPFAALYSTFLQRGYDQVVHDVAVQNLPVVFCIDRAGLVGADGPTHHGLYDISYLRALPNMVVSSPMNEQELRDMLFTASKYNEAAWAVRYPRGRSTGMDIRKEFRDVELGKGRIIAEGEKVAILSFGPIGNYVLDARTELEKEGITPGHFDLRFAKPLDTELIDHVLANYDKIITIEDGTKLGGFGSAVAEYVAEQGVAVPVKIMGVPDRIVEHGTQRELHDEVGIGPDGIVQQVKAMYGVLVE, from the coding sequence ATGGAAGAATCGTATACACCAGAACCGGGAACGCTCTTAAAGGAGATCTATACCCCGTCTGATCTTAAAAAATTAAATCCGGAGCAGCTGCAGCAAGTTTGTGATGAACTTCGCGAATTTATTATCGATATGGTTTCTGTGCATGGGGGTCATTTTGGAGCCAGTCTGGGTGTAATTGAACTCACTGTAGCACTTCATTATATCTATAATACCCCTGACGATAAAATTATCTGGGATGTGGGTCACCAGGCCTACGGTCATAAGATTTTAACCGGCCGTCGTGATCAGTTTCATACAAACAGGCAGTATCAGGGATTATCAGGTTTTCCAAAACGGTCTGAAAGCGAATACGATGCCTTTGGTGTTGGACACTCCAGTACATCCATTTCCGCTGGACTTGGAATGGCTATTGCACGCGATCTGAATAAAGGAAAAAACAAAGTGGTATCTGTAATTGGTGATGGTGCAATGACAGGAGGTATGGCATTTGAAGCGATGAACAATGCCGGTGCCCTGGAGTCGGATATGCTGGTAGTATTGAACGACAATAATATGTCCATTGATCCGAATGTTGGTGCCCTCAAAGAATATTTGGCTGAGATTACCACGAGCAAAACATTCAATAAAATGCGGGACGAAATTTACGATCTGCTCGGTCATTTTAAATCTGCCGGCGATAAAATGCGGAAGGTGGCTTCTAAACTGGAGCGGGCAATGACAGCCGCAATTACTCCCGGAGCTCTTTTCCAGGCGCTGGGTTTTAAATATTATGGCCCGGTTGATGGACATAACGTGGATGCTCTTCGTCGCCACTTAGAAGATTTGCGTACTGTATCCGGTCCCAAACTGCTGCATATTGTAACGGTGAAAGGAAAGGGTTTTGCCCCTGCTGAGCGTGAACAAACAAAATGGCATGCCCAAAGCAGCCCATTCGATAAAATTACCGGTCAACCGCTGGCCGCGCCCAAAAAAACAAAAAATCAGCCCCCAAAATACCAGGATGTTTTTGGACAGGCATTAGTCGAATTGGCTGAAGAAAACGAAGATATTGTAGCTATCACTCCGGCCATGCCAAGTGGTTCAAGTCTCTGGCCGATGATGAACACGTTCCCTGATCGCGCTTTCGACGTTGGTATTGCCGAGCAGCATGCTGTTACCTTTGCTGCCGGCTTGGCTACACAGGGCAAGAAACCGTTTGCTGCTCTTTACTCCACATTTTTACAGCGTGGTTATGATCAGGTTGTCCATGATGTAGCTGTTCAAAACTTACCGGTAGTATTCTGTATTGATCGCGCCGGACTTGTTGGAGCCGATGGTCCGACCCATCATGGATTGTATGATATTTCCTACCTCAGGGCATTGCCGAATATGGTTGTTTCCTCTCCAATGAATGAGCAGGAACTCCGTGATATGCTTTTCACAGCTTCAAAATATAATGAGGCTGCATGGGCAGTACGATACCCCAGAGGCCGCTCAACCGGAATGGACATTCGAAAAGAGTTCCGTGATGTTGAATTAGGAAAAGGCCGGATTATTGCTGAAGGTGAAAAAGTGGCGATTTTGAGTTTTGGCCCGATTGGAAATTATGTTTTAGATGCCAGAACCGAACTCGAAAAAGAGGGCATCACTCCCGGCCATTTTGATTTGCGGTTTGCCAAGCCACTGGACACGGAACTGATCGATCATGTGTTGGCCAATTACGATAAAATAATAACCATTGAAGATGGCACGAAGCTCGGTGGATTTGGCTCTGCTGTAGCTGAGTATGTTGCGGAACAGGGTGTTGCCGTTCCGGTAAAAATTATGGGCGTACCTGATCGAATTGTTGAACACGGCACGCAACGAGAACTTCACGATGAAGTCGGCATCGGCCCCGATGGAATTGTTCAACAGGTAAAAGCAATGTATGGTGTATTGGTTGAATGA
- the rpmG gene encoding 50S ribosomal protein L33, translating into MAKGNRIQVILECTEKPGSSRYVTMKNRRNTTERLELKKYNPVLRKHTVHKEIK; encoded by the coding sequence ATGGCAAAAGGTAATCGTATACAGGTAATACTTGAATGCACGGAAAAACCCGGCAGCTCTCGATATGTAACGATGAAGAATCGAAGAAATACAACAGAGAGACTTGAACTGAAGAAGTATAACCCGGTTTTGAGAAAGCACACCGTTCACAAAGAAATTAAGTAA
- a CDS encoding GatB/YqeY domain-containing protein, translated as MSLKKRILDDLKTAMKAKEADKLNVLRSLKAKLLEKEISERKGGEASLSDEQVVEVLMKAAKQRKESIEQFEEGGRDDLVEKEKFELDIIDKYLPEMMDEDEIREEVKEQIDKMGATDMSDMGKVMGALMGRLKGKAEGATISKIVKQELSK; from the coding sequence ATGAGTTTAAAAAAGAGAATTTTAGATGATCTGAAAACTGCCATGAAAGCTAAAGAGGCAGATAAATTGAATGTGCTGCGATCACTGAAGGCAAAGTTGCTGGAAAAAGAGATCAGTGAACGAAAAGGAGGCGAAGCTTCACTTAGCGACGAACAAGTAGTGGAAGTTCTGATGAAAGCTGCCAAGCAGCGAAAAGAATCCATTGAACAGTTTGAGGAAGGCGGCCGTGATGACCTTGTCGAGAAAGAAAAGTTTGAGTTGGATATCATCGACAAATATCTGCCTGAAATGATGGATGAAGATGAAATTCGTGAGGAAGTAAAAGAACAGATCGACAAAATGGGTGCAACCGATATGAGCGATATGGGTAAAGTAATGGGTGCACTTATGGGCCGGTTAAAAGGCAAAGCAGAAGGAGCAACTATCAGTAAGATTGTAAAACAGGAACTCTCAAAATGA
- a CDS encoding MarR family transcriptional regulator, whose translation MGTHYPGTKSEKKTLNAFIKLMRATESMNNRLNRHLAEADLTLSQFGTLEVLHHLGPLNQRSIGEKLLKSGGNITMVIDNLEKCGHVKRKRDPDDRRAVLIHLTPQGEKFIEDFFPKHLEKIKEEFSVLTEEEKDTLASICKKLGLKEEE comes from the coding sequence ATGGGTACACATTATCCCGGTACGAAATCGGAAAAGAAAACATTGAATGCGTTCATCAAGCTGATGAGGGCAACTGAGTCGATGAATAACCGGTTAAACAGGCACCTTGCTGAGGCCGATCTTACATTAAGTCAATTTGGAACCCTGGAGGTCCTTCATCATCTCGGGCCGTTGAATCAGCGGTCAATTGGAGAAAAGCTTTTGAAGAGCGGTGGTAACATCACCATGGTGATAGACAATCTCGAAAAATGTGGTCATGTAAAACGAAAGAGAGATCCTGATGACCGCAGAGCTGTTTTGATTCATCTCACCCCTCAAGGCGAAAAATTTATTGAGGACTTTTTTCCTAAACATCTCGAAAAAATCAAAGAAGAGTTCAGCGTGCTTACCGAAGAAGAGAAAGATACGTTGGCGAGTATTTGTAAGAAGTTGGGTTTGAAGGAAGAGGAATAA
- a CDS encoding DUF4295 family protein: protein MAKRQIFGEEAKSLKQTHRKMAKVIISTKNERGKYAFKETIIDQENVSDYIQKNKS from the coding sequence ATGGCTAAACGACAGATATTTGGCGAAGAAGCAAAATCGTTGAAACAAACACACCGTAAAATGGCAAAAGTAATTATTTCAACGAAAAACGAACGTGGCAAATACGCGTTTAAAGAGACTATTATAGACCAGGAAAATGTTTCTGATTATATTCAGAAAAATAAGTCCTGA
- a CDS encoding DNA internalization-related competence protein ComEC/Rec2, with amino-acid sequence MRDRDSYRFPFASHPAVRIMLLMVIGISITTILSLSIKSVLLLLAVITSGWILFEFVLRKKLVIASSYGATVFYSLLVVTASMALITFQSERLSNQIKESEPIGFYEWDELIIQGEIATSGRSSTGRNVFTIDVQRTTLPEGLTWDEEYKIRLYADSLSGQKLSVGDEAELQIRVYEFPEQQNPHQFDYGAWLHSNGISAHGELQTVITVDKNSGINFGIAREKVLKNIDQLFNREEASLAKALLLGYKDDLTPDEKQEFNRAGLSHIMAVSGLHVGFIVAPFWLLIPFLWGSRKGKWLGLIGLTVLLILYAGVTGFSPSVSRASLMAWLLTYGRLFHKVRNSINITAVAAIILLLIDPSQLFDAGFQLSFGAVFIILLVMPEAQRLIPQKYRFKWLGGLFTIILVSIVVQLGLFPILTTYFGEFSIVGPISNALVIPFLTIVVPVGLLVVVLYSLLPGVIGIFAIPVEYLLGWIQGVASATGGSSVSYIRVDDISLSVFLIWFFAILAISTIRIPKLRWKMVICLLLAVNGFLVENVIKETQPKKLKITFLDVGQGDAIHIQTPNRKHLMVDAGRWSPGGNSGEDVILPYLEENGVQRLDGILLSHPHADHIGGITEIIENIPVDTIYQTRADYDSNLYQSYMNLAEEKEIPIKYPIAGEILNIDPSIRLFVIGPNSGAESSNINNHSLAFKLVYGDTSALFSGDAEVKQENRMASNYGEFLESDLYKVGHHASNTSSSQSFMEFIQPEVTVASLAFENRFRHPGLEAVSRLHQNSKVQNYTSLNGAIIYESDGSSFKRINWKD; translated from the coding sequence ATGAGGGACAGAGACTCATACCGTTTTCCATTCGCTTCGCATCCGGCCGTGCGAATTATGCTCCTGATGGTGATTGGTATTTCAATCACCACAATTCTGTCTTTATCCATAAAATCTGTGCTTTTACTATTAGCAGTAATTACCTCTGGCTGGATTCTGTTTGAGTTTGTATTGAGAAAGAAACTTGTCATTGCATCCAGTTATGGTGCCACGGTATTCTATTCGTTGTTGGTTGTTACCGCATCGATGGCATTGATAACTTTCCAATCCGAGCGGCTTTCTAATCAAATAAAAGAGTCTGAACCGATTGGGTTCTATGAGTGGGATGAATTAATAATACAGGGTGAGATTGCAACTTCAGGGAGAAGTAGTACCGGACGAAATGTCTTTACGATTGACGTTCAAAGAACTACTCTGCCCGAAGGTTTAACCTGGGATGAAGAGTACAAAATACGACTCTATGCAGATTCATTATCGGGCCAAAAACTTTCTGTGGGAGATGAAGCTGAACTACAGATCAGAGTTTATGAATTCCCGGAACAGCAAAATCCCCATCAATTTGATTATGGCGCATGGCTTCATTCAAATGGAATTTCTGCCCATGGTGAACTTCAAACTGTAATTACCGTTGACAAAAACAGTGGTATAAATTTTGGAATTGCCCGGGAAAAGGTGCTCAAAAATATCGATCAATTATTTAATCGTGAAGAAGCTTCTCTTGCAAAAGCCCTTTTGTTAGGCTACAAAGACGATCTGACTCCCGATGAGAAACAGGAGTTTAACAGAGCCGGCCTGTCTCATATCATGGCCGTTTCTGGATTACATGTAGGATTTATAGTGGCTCCATTCTGGTTATTAATTCCATTCCTGTGGGGTTCAAGAAAGGGCAAATGGTTAGGACTCATTGGGCTTACAGTACTACTGATTTTGTATGCAGGCGTTACCGGATTTAGTCCATCGGTCAGTCGGGCATCCTTAATGGCATGGCTTTTAACCTACGGCCGGCTGTTTCACAAAGTACGAAACTCCATAAATATTACGGCAGTTGCTGCTATTATTTTACTATTGATTGACCCCTCTCAACTTTTTGATGCGGGATTTCAGCTTTCATTTGGCGCTGTATTCATTATTCTTTTGGTGATGCCGGAAGCTCAGCGGCTTATCCCTCAGAAATATCGGTTCAAATGGTTGGGCGGTTTATTTACCATTATTCTTGTATCCATTGTAGTTCAACTTGGGCTGTTTCCTATTCTTACAACGTATTTTGGTGAATTTTCTATCGTTGGTCCGATTTCGAACGCATTGGTTATTCCGTTTTTAACGATTGTAGTGCCGGTCGGGTTGCTGGTTGTGGTTCTTTATTCACTTCTACCGGGTGTAATTGGAATCTTTGCAATTCCAGTTGAATACCTGTTGGGGTGGATTCAGGGAGTAGCATCTGCTACAGGCGGGAGCAGTGTAAGTTATATTCGGGTAGATGATATATCATTATCTGTTTTTCTGATCTGGTTCTTTGCCATTCTGGCAATCTCAACCATTCGTATCCCAAAGCTGCGGTGGAAAATGGTTATCTGTCTGCTGCTGGCGGTAAATGGGTTTTTGGTTGAAAATGTTATCAAAGAGACTCAGCCAAAGAAGCTGAAAATAACATTTTTAGATGTAGGCCAGGGAGATGCCATTCATATACAAACACCGAACAGAAAGCATCTGATGGTGGATGCGGGACGATGGTCCCCCGGCGGAAATAGTGGCGAAGATGTGATTCTGCCATACCTGGAGGAAAATGGAGTTCAACGATTAGATGGAATATTGCTATCGCATCCGCATGCTGATCATATTGGAGGGATTACGGAAATCATCGAAAATATTCCTGTGGATACGATTTATCAAACTCGCGCGGATTATGATTCAAATTTGTATCAAAGTTATATGAATCTGGCTGAAGAAAAAGAGATCCCCATAAAATATCCAATCGCCGGAGAGATATTGAACATTGATCCTTCCATTCGATTATTTGTGATTGGACCGAATTCGGGGGCGGAGTCATCAAACATCAACAATCACTCGTTGGCTTTTAAATTGGTTTATGGAGATACATCGGCACTTTTCAGCGGTGATGCCGAGGTTAAGCAAGAGAACCGGATGGCTTCAAATTATGGTGAATTTTTAGAATCAGACCTTTATAAAGTGGGTCATCATGCCAGTAATACAAGTTCTTCTCAATCTTTTATGGAATTTATTCAACCTGAGGTAACAGTGGCATCTCTCGCATTTGAAAACCGGTTTCGGCATCCGGGTCTTGAGGCGGTTAGCAGATTGCATCAGAACAGCAAAGTACAAAATTACACAAGTTTGAATGGTGCAATTATTTATGAATCGGATGGGAGTTCTTTCAAAAGGATAAACTGGAAAGATTAG
- the rpmB gene encoding 50S ribosomal protein L28 translates to MARKDDITGKSALNGYRSSKSNNKTKHKFEQNLQKRRFYIPEEDRWVTLKVSAKTLRTINKKGISAVLKEARKKGTLLKEV, encoded by the coding sequence ATGGCACGCAAAGACGATATTACTGGTAAATCAGCGCTGAATGGATATCGATCGTCTAAATCGAACAATAAGACCAAGCACAAGTTTGAACAGAATCTCCAGAAAAGACGATTTTATATTCCTGAAGAAGATCGATGGGTTACGCTGAAAGTGTCAGCCAAGACGTTAAGAACCATCAACAAGAAGGGAATTTCAGCGGTTCTGAAAGAAGCCAGGAAGAAAGGAACATTATTAAAAGAGGTATAA